Part of the Vitis vinifera cultivar Pinot Noir 40024 chromosome 13, ASM3070453v1 genome is shown below.
ACGGTGTTTCTAATGATGACATTAAggtatttttgttgttgttgttattgatGTCCCTTAAATTTTGAATCGGTCCCAGTAGAAGTGTTCTTTATTGAGCGTGATTGTCTATTTATGAGTGAATATCTTTGGTAGATGAATGAACTATATGTGGGTCGGTTGGTTTATTTATGATTTGGCTGTTGGCTTCTTTGATATAGATTTTATGATTGACCATATGTGGTTTTTAATGCTTATTGTGTATTTCTTGGGTAGATTTGTAAGAAGGATGAATTCATTTACCTTTGTCTTATGATAAAATggaggaaggaaaagaaaaagaaaaggaaaaggaaaaccaATGTAGTCTCAATTCCTTTTTGGGTTTTGTTGTTGTTCCTGAAAGTAAATTGAAAAACCAAACTCAACTATGCTAAATATTTGTATTTGGCTCGGTTTAATGGAGTCCTTCATTTTAAcattataaataatgaaaacttAAGGagtcaaaattttgatatttttcttttcctacacTTAGCAATCAGATGAAGTGATATTGGGAAAACTTAAAGCAAGGGGAAAACTTAAAGCAAGACAGGTTTGTTAGACTAGTGGATGGAGCTAAACATGCCTAACAGCATCTGAGCGAGAGAATTCATGGGGGAGAATGGTGGTTTGACAATGGTCATGGTGGTTGGTGGATTGGATGCAATGTAGGAAAAGTGGATATGAGCTGCAATGGTGGAAGAGAAGTAGTGTCTCACAGAATGATGAAGTGGTGCGTCGTAGAGTGGTAATGTTGGTAAGATGGAAAAAGTGCATCCCATGGCAGTATTATTGCTGTTTGTTAATAATATCATTGAAAGGCTTAATAAAATGGAATAGGTCAAGTTTCAGGAGCAATGCTAGTTTTGCTGAAATACTTCTCTGAACAGATTATCCAACAAGACTCAAAACACAAATGCCCTTGAATTTTCAGATAGGCACATTACATGCCTCTAAATAACgcatttcaaaaaatgatatatcattttcaagttgttgatGCATTGCAACTTTGAGCTGGCTTCAGAGCTCTAGCACTGTACATAGTACAGATGCATGTTCACTTTCTTGTGGATTTAAATTTTCAGATAGGCACATCACATGCCTCTAAATAACgcatttcaaaaaataatttatcattttcaagttgttgatGCATTGCAGGAACCAAAACTGTGAGCTGGCTTCAGAGCTCTAGAACTGTACATAGTACAGATGCATGTTCACTTTCTTGTGGATTTAAATTCTTGTGATGATAATGACTTCAACATTGCTTGCCATCTCTTTATCAGTTTTCTAATGCAAACTTTATAATTTTGTTATGCCGTTTGGCTATTCTTTTGCAAGTCATATAACTTTTTCACTCAATATAAAGAGTTAAGATTGTATAATTACATCATTATCACCTATAAAAGATAATGACGTTAACAATGATTACACAACATTCACTCAGTTCTTTTCAGGAGCTCTTTTCCGAGGTTGGTGAACTGAAACAATACTCAATCCATTATGATAAGAGTGGAATATCAAAGGTATCTTGGGGGCTTTGGGTTAGCTTAGTCCTTTATTGTAGTagcctcttttttttctctgtaaGTGGCTTAGAAAGATTGTTTCTCATAGGGGACAGGCGAAGTTGTCTTTTTGCGTCAGACAGATGCTCTAGCAGCCATTAAGAGATACAACAATGTTCAGCTTGATGGTAAGCCACAGAAAATAGATCTTATAGGAGCAAATTTCTAGGCTCCTGC
Proteins encoded:
- the LOC100258168 gene encoding THO complex subunit 4B is translated as MQVFQVLEAAWKQEVFTGGVSTMETGTKLYISNLEYGVSNDDIKELFSEVGELKQYSIHYDKSGISKGTGEVVFLRQTDALAAIKRYNNVQLDGKPQKIDLIGANF